Proteins encoded by one window of Bacteroidota bacterium:
- a CDS encoding TonB-dependent receptor — MPRLPHLARVYAVAGLAAVWASDALAQTGGRVEGRIIEADSGLSVPGANVVIDGAATGAATDADGRFALEGIAPGTIVLVATAVGFETLRMTVSVEPEGTTRTTLRLVADVEALAGVVVTGEKERRSLLDTYTSVGVLPAADLEAFGVNDVREAVELLGNVTLVEADNRKSISLRGLNSDGLTQPINTARTVSFVVDGVTQTGVATTRGLRGLWDVARVEVLRGPQSTVYGRNSVAGAVVVETRAPSYDWTGRAQALLQGPSGREFALAGGGPIVPGQVAFRVSAQVATDEFGIGYPEPPPGVPFRNDALDDSDYRSLRAKLLIEPKALDGLTVTLSAGQRFDQPGSAQVTGPDFFERFADLPPGLELRETTLGSYGARAVYEAAPSWRIEALSARATGDTDIFTPPGSNFVRDELRAQDSFTQELRVAYQPDQAAGGLGRLSGTLGLFYGWFGDDRDSEVLLGESVFQDIESDGFTEERAAFADARLRLGRGWTLLAGARILGARVEDTIVTFPKDATRGDTTAVATDFTALLPEGGLAFAVTPTQRLAFTVARGFRAGYADTEPRSGDVYEVDPEALWNADLAYRSQWFGGRLALNATVFHYRYYDQLIAVEDTTLGGAPLTITRNAGQSSAWGVEVEPRLVLGRDVTVYGSAGWLRTRLDDFVTAEGDFSGNDFPGAPSFTAALGASYVPSTGVSAAVTVAHTGTYFSSPGGGLEGLRNEPLSEVEARTLVNARLGYVVQSTTRGTLAVTAFADNLFDVDYLTSRAEAFASVGRPRLLGLELRLTY, encoded by the coding sequence TTGCCTCGGCTCCCCCACCTCGCCCGCGTTTACGCTGTGGCAGGTCTGGCGGCTGTGTGGGCGAGCGACGCCCTCGCACAGACGGGAGGACGGGTCGAGGGCCGCATCATCGAGGCAGACTCGGGGCTGTCCGTGCCGGGTGCCAACGTGGTCATCGACGGGGCTGCAACCGGCGCAGCCACGGACGCTGACGGGCGCTTCGCTCTCGAAGGTATCGCGCCGGGAACGATCGTGCTCGTCGCCACGGCGGTCGGCTTCGAGACGCTGCGCATGACGGTGAGCGTGGAGCCCGAGGGCACGACGCGCACGACGCTGCGGCTGGTCGCCGATGTGGAGGCGCTCGCGGGCGTCGTCGTGACAGGGGAGAAGGAGCGCCGCTCGCTCCTAGACACGTACACGAGCGTGGGCGTCCTGCCCGCCGCCGACCTGGAGGCGTTCGGTGTCAACGATGTGCGCGAGGCGGTCGAACTGCTCGGCAACGTGACGCTCGTGGAGGCCGACAACCGCAAGAGCATCTCGCTGCGTGGTCTCAACTCGGACGGCCTCACGCAGCCGATCAACACCGCGCGCACCGTGTCGTTCGTGGTGGACGGCGTCACGCAGACGGGCGTCGCCACGACGCGGGGCTTGCGCGGGCTGTGGGACGTGGCGCGGGTGGAGGTGCTGCGCGGGCCGCAGTCGACGGTCTACGGGCGCAACTCGGTTGCCGGGGCCGTGGTGGTCGAGACGCGTGCGCCGAGCTACGACTGGACGGGCCGGGCACAGGCGCTTCTGCAGGGACCGTCCGGCCGAGAGTTCGCCCTCGCGGGGGGCGGCCCCATCGTGCCGGGGCAGGTCGCGTTCCGGGTGAGCGCGCAGGTGGCGACGGACGAGTTCGGCATCGGGTACCCTGAGCCGCCGCCCGGCGTGCCGTTCCGCAACGACGCCCTCGACGACAGCGACTACCGCAGCCTCCGCGCCAAGCTGCTCATCGAGCCGAAGGCGCTCGACGGCCTCACCGTGACGCTGAGCGCTGGGCAGCGCTTCGACCAGCCTGGTAGCGCGCAGGTCACCGGCCCCGACTTCTTCGAGCGCTTCGCCGACCTCCCGCCCGGCCTAGAGCTCCGCGAGACGACGCTCGGCAGCTACGGCGCACGAGCCGTCTACGAGGCCGCGCCGTCCTGGCGCATAGAGGCGCTGAGCGCCCGCGCCACCGGCGACACGGACATCTTCACGCCGCCCGGCTCCAACTTTGTCCGCGACGAACTGCGCGCGCAGGACAGCTTCACGCAGGAGCTTCGCGTCGCCTACCAACCCGACCAAGCCGCCGGGGGCCTGGGTCGGCTTTCGGGAACGCTGGGCCTCTTCTACGGCTGGTTCGGTGACGACCGTGACTCGGAGGTGCTGCTCGGCGAGTCGGTCTTCCAGGATATCGAGAGCGACGGGTTCACGGAGGAGCGCGCGGCGTTCGCCGATGCGCGGCTGCGGCTGGGGCGTGGCTGGACGCTCCTCGCCGGGGCACGGATCCTCGGGGCGCGCGTCGAGGATACCATCGTTACCTTCCCCAAAGACGCCACGCGCGGCGACACGACCGCCGTCGCTACCGACTTCACGGCGCTGCTGCCCGAGGGTGGTCTCGCGTTCGCCGTCACCCCGACGCAGCGGCTCGCCTTCACCGTCGCGCGCGGCTTCCGGGCGGGCTATGCCGATACCGAGCCACGCTCCGGCGATGTCTACGAGGTCGACCCCGAGGCGCTTTGGAACGCCGACCTCGCCTACCGATCGCAGTGGTTCGGCGGGCGGCTCGCGCTCAACGCCACCGTCTTCCACTACCGCTACTACGACCAGCTGATTGCCGTCGAGGACACGACGCTCGGCGGCGCGCCGCTCACGATCACGCGCAACGCCGGGCAGTCGTCGGCGTGGGGCGTCGAGGTGGAGCCGCGCCTCGTGCTTGGCCGCGACGTGACCGTCTACGGGTCGGCGGGCTGGCTCCGCACCCGCCTCGACGACTTCGTCACGGCGGAGGGCGACTTCAGCGGCAACGACTTCCCTGGTGCGCCCTCGTTCACGGCGGCGCTCGGCGCGTCCTACGTCCCCTCCACGGGCGTGTCGGCGGCCGTGACGGTGGCGCACACGGGGACCTATTTCAGCAGCCCCGGCGGCGGCCTTGAAGGGCTGCGTAACGAGCCGCTATCGGAGGTAGAGGCGCGCACGCTCGTCAACGCCCGCCTCGGCTACGTCGTCCAGTCCACCACGCGCGGGACGCTCGCTGTCACGGCCTTCGCCGACAACCTGTTCGATGTGGACTACCTCACAAGCCGCGCCGAGGCCTTCGCCTCCGTCGGCCGCCCCCGCCTTCTCGGCCTCGAACTCCGCCTCACGTATTGA
- a CDS encoding FG-GAP-like repeat-containing protein translates to MHRTLFPLLLLALAVPALAQPFEQEETFDLGPAVKAQFVELDGLPTLDLAIATEGNVFSATDNGFLSFFLYQTGETGAATYSDAIPALVGTYTALSSFAFADVNGDFLPDGVVVGALAGQAGFPTGSVTTYINQSFPVVPLAATQTLADGLFDVRVVDIADLNGDTNLDVVAFFSDGTNTGQAVYYPGDGMGAFGAAVNLAPANTVRDVRGAAIADVNGDTALDVAVASTGGQVLVFLNDGSGTFSTVTVDASLTSAQDVAFGNVTGDANVDVVAVGQTDGIVAAYAGDGTGGFGSRVTITSSEVGVSNLAVGDIDQDGDDDIATAAAFTGARFAFYENQSTTTTANARATFGPGTLVAAGLTPRDVLLGDADQDGDLDLITVDRDASTTAVGTTGFFRKTATPLPVELVGFEAQLDGADAVLTWATASETNNAGFAVEHRTPEGEAFGEVDFVAGNGSTTEQQTYAYRVDALVPGTHRFRLRQVDFDGAFEYSPEVEVTVAFDGTLALAVYPNPATSQAAIRMSAASDVRVVVYDVLGREVAVLLDGPATAAPLHLDAQELPTGLYVVRATTAQGAVTRSLTVTR, encoded by the coding sequence ATGCATCGCACCCTCTTTCCCCTACTCCTGCTAGCCTTGGCGGTCCCCGCGCTCGCGCAGCCCTTCGAGCAGGAGGAAACCTTCGACCTCGGCCCTGCCGTCAAGGCGCAGTTCGTCGAACTCGACGGCCTTCCCACGCTCGACCTCGCCATTGCGACCGAGGGCAACGTCTTCAGCGCGACCGACAACGGCTTCCTCTCGTTCTTCCTCTACCAGACCGGCGAGACGGGCGCAGCGACCTACTCTGACGCCATCCCCGCGCTGGTGGGCACGTACACGGCCCTGTCGAGCTTCGCCTTCGCCGACGTCAACGGCGACTTCCTACCGGACGGCGTGGTGGTGGGGGCGCTGGCCGGGCAGGCTGGCTTCCCGACCGGCTCGGTGACGACCTACATAAACCAGAGCTTCCCCGTCGTCCCGCTCGCCGCGACGCAGACCCTCGCCGACGGCCTCTTCGATGTGCGCGTGGTGGACATCGCCGACCTCAACGGCGACACGAACCTGGATGTGGTCGCCTTCTTCTCCGACGGCACCAACACCGGCCAGGCGGTCTACTACCCCGGCGACGGGATGGGGGCCTTCGGAGCGGCGGTCAACCTGGCCCCAGCCAACACCGTCCGCGACGTGCGCGGAGCCGCCATCGCCGACGTGAACGGCGACACGGCGCTCGACGTCGCCGTGGCTTCGACGGGCGGCCAGGTGCTGGTCTTCCTCAACGACGGCAGCGGCACGTTCTCAACAGTGACCGTCGACGCGAGCTTGACCTCAGCGCAGGACGTGGCCTTCGGCAATGTCACGGGCGACGCCAACGTCGACGTGGTGGCCGTGGGGCAGACGGACGGCATCGTGGCAGCGTATGCGGGCGACGGGACGGGCGGCTTCGGTAGCCGCGTGACGATCACCAGCAGCGAGGTCGGCGTGAGCAACCTCGCCGTGGGCGACATCGACCAGGACGGCGACGATGACATTGCGACGGCCGCCGCCTTCACGGGCGCACGCTTCGCCTTCTACGAGAACCAGAGCACGACCACGACGGCTAACGCACGCGCCACGTTCGGGCCGGGTACGCTCGTCGCGGCAGGCCTCACGCCGCGCGATGTGCTCCTCGGGGATGCCGACCAGGACGGCGACCTCGACCTCATCACCGTGGACCGCGACGCCTCCACGACAGCAGTAGGCACCACGGGCTTCTTCCGCAAGACGGCCACGCCGCTGCCGGTCGAACTCGTTGGTTTCGAGGCGCAGCTCGACGGTGCAGACGCGGTCCTGACCTGGGCGACGGCGTCCGAGACGAACAACGCGGGCTTCGCGGTCGAGCACCGCACGCCCGAGGGCGAGGCGTTCGGCGAGGTCGACTTCGTCGCAGGCAACGGCTCGACGACGGAGCAGCAGACCTACGCCTACCGTGTGGACGCGCTCGTGCCCGGCACGCACAGGTTCCGGCTCCGCCAGGTCGACTTCGATGGCGCGTTCGAGTACAGCCCCGAGGTCGAGGTGACGGTCGCGTTCGACGGAACGCTGGCGTTGGCCGTCTACCCGAATCCCGCCACGAGCCAGGCTGCTATCCGCATGAGTGCGGCTTCCGATGTGCGCGTGGTGGTCTACGATGTGCTCGGCCGCGAGGTCGCTGTTCTCCTCGACGGCCCGGCGACCGCCGCGCCGCTGCACCTCGACGCGCAGGAATTGCCGACGGGCCTCTACGTCGTCCGCGCGACGACGGCCCAGGGTGCGGTCACCCGCTCGCTCACAGTAACTCGCTAG
- a CDS encoding T9SS type A sorting domain-containing protein, translating into MSARSLGLWATLGLALLARPVSGQPFLLEDPFQVATASQAQYVDLDLTGNLGLVIGSEGDVFSATDNGLLTFYLYQTGETGPATYSEPIPALDGFYTALAGFAMADMTGNLVVDGIVAGVRSGQAAPAASIAVTINNGFPFVPLMPGEVLADGLLDVRVVRLADLNRDGNLDAVAFYTDGTNVGRAVYFPGDGAGSFGNAQAIAAADRVRDVRGAAIADANGDGAPDVATASTSANEVLVFVNNGSGGFGAPVVVDAALTEAQDVALGDLNGDGRTDVVAVARGGAQVAYYPGDGSGGFGAAVVLDGGATDAVAVDVGDIDQDGDVDVVTAQARGFVVYPNAGDGTLFGNQLIAAGTTPRDVLLGDAEQDGDLDLTVVDRGGASGFYRKTATTFPTASEDATPEAATALAVYPNPARDYATIELGQAVGESVRVTVHDLLGRTVAVLHDGVAPSAPLQLDTRGLAPGCYLVRVASTASSQGVTTRPLVVAGR; encoded by the coding sequence GTGTCTGCTCGTTCTCTCGGCCTCTGGGCTACCCTCGGGCTAGCCCTCCTGGCCCGTCCGGTCTCCGGGCAACCGTTCCTCCTCGAAGACCCCTTCCAGGTTGCCACGGCCTCCCAAGCGCAGTACGTCGACCTCGACCTCACGGGCAACCTCGGGCTCGTGATCGGTAGCGAAGGCGATGTCTTCAGCGCGACCGACAACGGGCTGCTCACCTTCTATCTCTATCAGACAGGGGAGACCGGCCCGGCGACCTACTCCGAACCGATTCCAGCGCTCGACGGCTTCTACACCGCACTCGCCGGGTTCGCGATGGCCGACATGACGGGCAATCTGGTCGTCGATGGCATCGTCGCGGGCGTTCGATCCGGGCAAGCAGCGCCCGCTGCCTCGATTGCCGTCACCATCAACAACGGCTTCCCGTTTGTGCCGCTCATGCCTGGTGAAGTGCTGGCCGACGGCCTGCTTGATGTTCGGGTTGTGCGGCTCGCAGACCTGAACCGGGATGGCAACCTGGATGCCGTTGCCTTCTATACCGATGGCACGAACGTCGGCCGCGCGGTCTACTTCCCAGGCGATGGAGCGGGGAGCTTCGGGAATGCTCAGGCCATCGCGGCGGCCGACCGGGTGCGCGACGTGCGCGGAGCCGCCATCGCGGACGCGAACGGCGACGGCGCGCCGGACGTAGCGACCGCCTCAACGTCCGCCAACGAGGTGCTCGTATTCGTCAACAACGGCAGCGGCGGGTTCGGTGCGCCCGTGGTTGTGGACGCAGCGCTCACGGAGGCGCAGGACGTGGCGCTCGGCGACCTCAACGGGGACGGACGAACAGACGTGGTGGCGGTGGCGCGTGGAGGTGCCCAGGTGGCCTACTACCCCGGCGACGGCAGCGGCGGCTTCGGCGCAGCGGTTGTGCTCGATGGCGGCGCGACCGATGCCGTCGCTGTGGACGTGGGCGACATCGACCAAGACGGCGATGTGGACGTGGTGACGGCGCAGGCGCGCGGCTTCGTGGTCTACCCGAACGCTGGTGACGGGACGCTTTTCGGCAACCAACTCATCGCCGCTGGCACGACGCCGCGCGATGTGTTGCTCGGCGACGCTGAGCAGGACGGCGACCTCGACCTCACCGTGGTGGACCGAGGCGGCGCGAGCGGCTTCTACCGAAAGACGGCCACGACTTTCCCAACGGCGTCGGAAGACGCGACGCCCGAAGCAGCGACAGCGCTCGCCGTCTATCCGAACCCGGCCCGCGACTACGCCACCATCGAGCTCGGACAGGCGGTGGGCGAATCGGTCCGGGTGACCGTCCACGACCTCCTCGGGCGCACCGTGGCCGTGCTCCACGACGGCGTGGCCCCGTCGGCTCCGCTCCAGCTCGACACACGCGGCCTCGCTCCTGGCTGTTACCTCGTGCGCGTCGCCTCGACAGCTTCCTCGCAGGGCGTGACCACCCGCCCGCTCGTCGTCGCAGGCCGCTGA
- a CDS encoding PepSY-associated TM helix domain-containing protein, which produces MKPVPSAPPVAEKPPSTASARKDGSKRLVGPRAFKLLWDAHSISGIVIGLGLFVIFYAGAFSLYRAELYAWADPAMRSGATMLTVDEAAAPLFEEAPPGPGADVIVSYPIRDRTVYWFRYQTAEQDTVEAYVNASTGETLPTQGRSALSDMLYELHFFGQGGIWGEVVSGFVSVFMLFAIASGLLIHLRKLPKDWHTFRPRAKLRDALADAHTVLGLVGLPFAAMYAISGAFLALLVILLGPSVLLVFEGDPEKIDATLAGFEVPPHDPTGEPAVMLPFAAYEDALPSSWDGVATIATVVVHEWGDAAAIATVYAESPGTLTGSPRAVLSAATGEVLVANDPPTATALGGTTATLTNLHFASFGGGLVKVLYFVLALATSAVILTGNVLWVLVRRPKDPRATPWLHRFLTRLTVGVGCGLVVAVPMLFLTTQVLPIDAPDLRMWEHVALFGTWILLTFAAFAGPTATAAARWQLALAGVLSLLVPLASGALGESWPWTSLAQGWTGLLIVDAGFALMGVVLVWMAVKMHSDEDRLQREGQTRKAVANIA; this is translated from the coding sequence ATGAAGCCTGTCCCATCGGCTCCTCCAGTAGCAGAGAAGCCCCCGTCCACGGCGTCAGCTCGAAAGGATGGCTCGAAGCGGCTGGTCGGCCCGCGTGCCTTCAAGCTTCTCTGGGACGCCCATTCGATCTCAGGCATCGTGATCGGGCTGGGGCTCTTCGTGATCTTCTACGCGGGGGCGTTCTCGCTCTACCGCGCGGAACTCTACGCGTGGGCCGACCCTGCGATGCGGTCGGGGGCGACCATGCTGACAGTCGACGAGGCAGCAGCCCCACTGTTCGAGGAAGCACCCCCCGGCCCTGGTGCCGATGTCATCGTGAGCTACCCCATCCGAGATCGGACGGTGTACTGGTTCCGCTACCAGACCGCGGAGCAGGACACGGTGGAAGCCTACGTCAACGCCTCCACCGGCGAGACGCTGCCTACGCAGGGCCGTAGCGCGCTCTCCGACATGCTCTACGAACTCCATTTCTTCGGGCAGGGAGGCATCTGGGGCGAGGTGGTCTCAGGCTTCGTCTCGGTGTTCATGCTCTTTGCCATCGCGAGCGGGCTGCTGATCCACCTCCGCAAGCTGCCGAAGGACTGGCACACGTTCCGGCCTCGGGCGAAGCTCCGCGACGCTCTAGCCGACGCGCATACCGTCCTCGGCCTGGTCGGACTTCCGTTCGCGGCGATGTATGCCATCTCCGGGGCGTTCCTCGCGCTCTTGGTGATCCTCCTCGGTCCCTCCGTGCTGCTCGTCTTCGAGGGCGACCCTGAGAAGATTGACGCGACGCTAGCGGGGTTTGAGGTACCGCCGCACGATCCGACGGGGGAGCCTGCGGTCATGCTCCCGTTTGCCGCCTACGAGGACGCCCTGCCATCGTCGTGGGACGGCGTCGCCACCATCGCTACGGTCGTCGTTCACGAGTGGGGCGACGCGGCGGCTATCGCGACCGTCTACGCCGAGTCGCCGGGGACACTCACAGGCTCGCCCCGCGCGGTGCTGAGTGCCGCCACAGGCGAGGTACTCGTTGCCAATGACCCGCCCACGGCAACGGCGCTCGGAGGCACGACCGCGACCCTCACCAACCTCCACTTTGCCTCGTTCGGCGGGGGTTTGGTCAAGGTGCTCTACTTCGTGCTCGCCCTCGCGACCTCCGCCGTCATCCTGACAGGCAACGTGCTGTGGGTGCTCGTCCGCCGCCCAAAGGACCCGCGTGCGACGCCCTGGCTGCATCGCTTCCTCACGCGGCTGACCGTCGGCGTGGGCTGCGGGCTCGTCGTGGCGGTGCCGATGCTGTTCCTGACGACGCAGGTGCTTCCCATCGACGCGCCTGACCTGCGGATGTGGGAGCACGTTGCGCTTTTCGGGACCTGGATCTTGCTGACCTTCGCGGCCTTCGCAGGACCTACGGCTACGGCGGCGGCGCGCTGGCAACTGGCGCTCGCGGGGGTGCTCAGCCTCTTGGTCCCGCTCGCCAGCGGCGCGCTCGGCGAATCCTGGCCGTGGACTTCCCTAGCGCAGGGCTGGACCGGATTGCTCATCGTGGACGCTGGATTCGCCCTCATGGGCGTCGTCCTGGTGTGGATGGCTGTGAAGATGCACTCCGACGAGGACCGCCTCCAGCGTGAGGGCCAAACACGCAAGGCCGTTGCAAATATCGCGTGA
- a CDS encoding tyrosine-type recombinase/integrase gives MARLRQVKGHYYARFYDKTKTPTRKTVPLGTSNEEAAQAALKRLEVHYAEGRFDPWAPPQQAPVRLSEAIEAFFAAKAHRAPNTLRLYRTVLEGLHAYAGNQPVSEVKRDHILGFLNSRELNETGRHAYFTRLKAFFRWCAREGYVEEVVTDRVDVPKGPKVFPHWLSRDDFAKLVHTMRQASDQSHGHEVIWLIPLVTVAVYTGLRVGELVALRWRDINLETRTLLVRHRAESRTKSRRDRAVPLARQAMEVLASLKREDQNALVFRGARGGSINKGYASKCFLRYRRRAGLPNEIHFHSLRHTTASWLVQGGVSLLRVKEILGHVSIQTTMRYAHLAPSNMLEEVEQAMR, from the coding sequence ATGGCACGCCTACGCCAAGTAAAGGGCCACTACTATGCCCGCTTTTACGACAAGACAAAGACACCAACCCGAAAGACGGTCCCCTTGGGAACGAGCAATGAGGAGGCCGCGCAGGCGGCACTCAAGCGACTAGAGGTCCACTACGCAGAAGGTCGCTTCGACCCCTGGGCACCTCCCCAGCAAGCCCCGGTACGCCTTTCGGAGGCTATTGAGGCCTTCTTCGCAGCCAAGGCCCACCGAGCCCCGAACACCCTGCGCTTATACCGAACCGTACTCGAGGGGCTACACGCATACGCCGGTAACCAGCCCGTGAGCGAAGTGAAGCGGGACCACATCCTCGGCTTTCTCAACTCACGCGAACTCAACGAGACGGGGCGGCATGCCTACTTCACTCGTCTCAAAGCGTTCTTCCGCTGGTGCGCCCGAGAAGGGTATGTCGAGGAGGTAGTCACGGACCGCGTAGACGTCCCAAAGGGACCCAAAGTGTTTCCTCACTGGCTAAGCCGCGATGACTTTGCTAAGCTGGTCCACACAATGCGCCAAGCATCAGACCAGTCACATGGGCACGAGGTCATTTGGCTTATACCCCTCGTCACGGTTGCGGTCTACACAGGCCTACGGGTTGGTGAGCTCGTCGCCTTACGGTGGCGAGACATTAACCTTGAAACTCGCACGCTGTTAGTGCGGCACAGGGCTGAGTCGAGGACGAAGAGCCGGAGAGACCGGGCTGTACCGCTTGCACGTCAGGCAATGGAGGTACTCGCGTCGCTGAAACGAGAGGACCAGAACGCACTGGTCTTCAGGGGTGCAAGAGGAGGCTCAATAAACAAGGGGTACGCGAGCAAGTGCTTTCTTCGGTATCGCCGCCGCGCAGGTTTGCCTAATGAGATCCACTTCCACAGCCTGAGGCATACGACGGCGTCGTGGCTAGTGCAAGGAGGGGTCTCGCTATTGCGCGTGAAGGAGATCTTAGGCCATGTCTCAATCCAGACGACGATGCGCTACGCCCACCTCGCACCTTCGAACATGCTCGAAGAGGTAGAACAGGCGATGAGGTAG
- a CDS encoding mechanosensitive ion channel domain-containing protein, with product MPESIDLNVLWNQALLFIPKVAGVIVFLLLALWIGGALKSYTIRRLTASEFDLALTKFFGGMVRISIIALALIACLGVFGIETTSFAALLAGAGLAIGLAFQGTLSNFSAGVMLLTFRPFTVGDVVNAAGVVGKVDEIGLFVTTMDTVDNRRLIVPNGSLFGATIENITYHATRRADVAVGTDYSADLDATRTVLEGVFAKVGGILSEPAPQVYLDSLGDSSINWSVRAWCKADDFWGVKEKLTRQVKMDLDAAGIGIPFPQMDVHLDKLD from the coding sequence ATGCCCGAGTCTATCGACCTCAACGTTCTCTGGAACCAAGCCCTGCTCTTCATCCCGAAGGTTGCGGGCGTCATCGTCTTTCTTCTCCTCGCGCTGTGGATCGGCGGCGCACTCAAGAGCTACACCATCCGGCGTCTCACTGCGAGCGAGTTTGACCTGGCACTGACGAAGTTCTTTGGCGGCATGGTGCGGATCTCCATTATCGCGCTTGCCCTCATCGCCTGCCTGGGCGTCTTCGGCATTGAGACGACGAGCTTCGCTGCCCTCCTTGCAGGCGCTGGCCTCGCCATCGGACTCGCCTTCCAAGGCACGCTCTCGAACTTCTCGGCAGGCGTGATGCTGCTCACGTTCCGCCCGTTTACGGTCGGCGATGTGGTCAACGCCGCCGGTGTCGTCGGCAAAGTCGACGAGATTGGGCTCTTCGTCACCACGATGGACACGGTGGACAACCGCCGCCTCATTGTCCCGAACGGCTCGCTCTTTGGCGCGACGATCGAAAACATCACCTACCACGCGACACGTCGCGCCGACGTGGCGGTGGGTACGGACTACAGCGCGGACCTAGATGCAACACGGACCGTGTTGGAGGGCGTCTTCGCTAAGGTCGGCGGGATCCTCTCAGAGCCAGCCCCGCAGGTCTACCTCGACAGCCTCGGCGACTCGTCGATCAATTGGTCCGTGCGAGCTTGGTGCAAGGCTGACGACTTCTGGGGCGTCAAGGAGAAGCTGACCCGCCAGGTCAAGATGGACCTCGACGCAGCGGGCATCGGGATTCCGTTCCCGCAGATGGACGTCCATCTCGACAAACTCGACTAG
- a CDS encoding DUF4185 domain-containing protein, with the protein MRVVFGVATFLVLCGLLGCDAIRPETSATSAGMPTGVASPVEAAADHGLTAVPAPDWTALFDRTSGWTGADGIFSVPLDRFDQPGGDTQRTVFLFSDTAIGDVNPDGSRASGTTLVNNTLARLDGLTPDPGATRFWWPGGTRRPRAAFVPEGPAADEGDWFWNGDGIALDGQVYAFLYRIGEGDGGAFNFKQKGVSLVRFDPDRPQRARQRETPFFRPERGNMGDLTFGNGLLDNTTEAGAPSPDGFLYVYGVRNDPFIKQLLVARVQPAAIADFSAYRFWNGREWVADLDAALPVTDRVSNELSVSSLADGRYLLVFQLDALGRDVAIRVGQSPVGPWSVPIRVYEAPEPATDPDTFVYNAKAHPHLSSPGELLISYNVNTFDFFGDFFADADIYRPRFIRLQGLPE; encoded by the coding sequence ATGCGTGTCGTTTTCGGTGTAGCCACGTTTCTCGTGCTCTGCGGCCTGCTCGGCTGCGATGCGATTCGTCCCGAGACGTCGGCGACCAGCGCAGGCATGCCGACGGGGGTGGCCTCGCCGGTAGAGGCGGCTGCAGACCACGGTCTCACCGCAGTGCCTGCGCCGGACTGGACCGCGCTCTTCGACCGGACGAGTGGCTGGACGGGCGCCGATGGCATCTTTTCCGTCCCGCTTGACCGCTTCGATCAGCCTGGAGGGGATACCCAGCGTACCGTCTTCCTCTTTAGCGATACCGCCATCGGCGATGTCAACCCCGACGGGAGCCGGGCGTCCGGGACGACGCTTGTCAACAACACGCTGGCCCGCCTCGACGGGCTGACACCGGATCCGGGCGCGACGCGGTTCTGGTGGCCGGGCGGCACGCGACGGCCCCGCGCTGCCTTTGTCCCGGAAGGCCCCGCAGCTGACGAGGGCGACTGGTTCTGGAACGGCGACGGCATCGCGCTCGACGGGCAGGTCTATGCATTCCTCTACCGCATCGGGGAAGGGGACGGGGGCGCGTTCAATTTCAAGCAGAAGGGTGTCAGCCTCGTCCGTTTCGACCCGGACCGGCCTCAGCGTGCTCGCCAACGTGAGACGCCGTTCTTCCGGCCCGAGCGAGGCAACATGGGCGACCTCACCTTCGGCAACGGACTGCTTGACAACACGACTGAAGCGGGGGCGCCGTCGCCCGACGGATTTCTCTACGTCTACGGCGTCCGCAACGACCCCTTCATCAAGCAACTGCTCGTGGCCCGCGTGCAGCCCGCAGCGATCGCCGACTTCAGCGCCTACCGCTTCTGGAACGGACGCGAGTGGGTCGCCGACCTCGACGCGGCCCTGCCCGTCACCGACCGGGTCTCCAACGAACTCAGCGTCTCATCCCTTGCAGACGGCCGCTACCTGCTCGTCTTCCAGCTCGATGCGCTCGGGCGCGATGTCGCTATCCGGGTAGGGCAGAGCCCCGTCGGGCCGTGGAGTGTACCGATCCGCGTGTACGAAGCACCCGAGCCCGCGACCGACCCCGATACGTTCGTCTACAACGCCAAGGCGCACCCGCACCTGTCGTCGCCAGGCGAGCTGCTCATCAGCTACAACGTGAACACGTTCGACTTCTTCGGTGACTTCTTTGCCGACGCCGACATCTATCGGCCACGCTTTATCCGGCTGCAGGGCTTACCCGAGTAG